Proteins from one Gorilla gorilla gorilla isolate KB3781 chromosome 11, NHGRI_mGorGor1-v2.1_pri, whole genome shotgun sequence genomic window:
- the RPE gene encoding ribulose-phosphate 3-epimerase isoform X3, translating into MHMMVSKPEQWVKPMAVAGANQYTFHLEATENPGALIKDIRENGMKVGLAIKPGTSVEYLAPWANQIDMALVMTVEPGFGGQKFMEDMMPKVHWLRTQFPSLDIEVDGGVGPDTVHKCAEAGANMIVSGSAIMRSEDPRSVINLLRNVCSEAAQKRSLDR; encoded by the exons ATGCACATGATGGTGTCCAAGCCAGAACAGTGGGTAAAGCCAATGGCTGTAGCAGGAGCCAATCAGTACACCTTTCATCTCGAGGCTACTGAGAACCCAGGGGCTTTGATTAAAGACATTCGGGAGAATGGGATGAAG GTTGGCCTTGCCATCAAACCAGGAACCTCAGTTGAGTATTTGGCACCATGGGCTAATCAGATAGATATGGCCTTGGTTATGACAGTGGAACCAGGGTTTGGAGGGCAGAAATTCATGGAAGATATGATGCCAAAG GTTCACTGGTTGAGGACCCAGTTCCCATCTTTGGATATAGAGGTCGATGGTGGAGTAGGTCCTGACACTGTCCATAAATGTGCAGAG GCAGGAGCTAACATGATTGTGTCTGGCAGTGCTATTATGAGGAGTGAAGACCCCAGATCTGTGATCAACCTATTAAGAAATGTTTGCTCAGAAGCTGCTCAGAAACGTTCTCTTGATCGATGA